In Candidatus Eisenbacteria bacterium, the following are encoded in one genomic region:
- a CDS encoding MFS transporter, with amino-acid sequence MAALLPIYFASVAAKDLPGPQATAAWGVTTAVSLALAALLSPIAGAAADLLGRRKALLLFSAGTGIAATSLLATVGENEWPRASIYYILAHVPFVISFVAYDSLLPHIARPGDLDRISVRGYAVGYVGGGLLLVLNAAMVLFPSFFGLASPASAMRVSFLTVALWWGLFTIPLARRVPEPPADPSRARSPLAAVPIQTFRRLAGTLREIRAHREAWKFLLAFWLYGDGIGTIIKMATIYGSEVGIGRNDLIGALVLVQFVGVPFSLLFGKAAKKIGARAGIFVGLAVYTLLSLGAFFLSEAWHFWLLAFIVGTVQGGTQALSRSFFASLTPTERSGEWFGFFSVSSRFAGIVGPLLFALAARSTGSSRPGALVIVLFFVAGAALLARVRPSPPR; translated from the coding sequence ATGGCGGCTCTTCTCCCGATCTACTTCGCCTCGGTCGCCGCCAAGGATCTCCCCGGCCCGCAGGCGACCGCCGCATGGGGCGTCACGACCGCGGTCTCTCTCGCCCTCGCCGCTCTCCTCTCCCCGATCGCCGGCGCGGCGGCGGATCTTCTCGGACGCCGCAAGGCTCTTCTCCTTTTCTCCGCGGGGACGGGGATCGCCGCGACCTCCCTCCTCGCGACCGTCGGCGAGAACGAATGGCCGCGCGCGTCCATCTACTACATCCTCGCGCACGTTCCGTTCGTGATCTCGTTCGTCGCCTATGATTCCCTTCTCCCCCACATCGCGCGCCCCGGCGATCTCGACCGGATTTCCGTCCGGGGCTACGCCGTCGGCTACGTCGGCGGCGGACTCCTTCTCGTCCTGAACGCGGCCATGGTCCTCTTCCCCTCGTTCTTCGGGCTCGCGTCCCCCGCCTCCGCAATGCGCGTCTCCTTCCTCACCGTCGCCCTCTGGTGGGGGCTCTTCACGATCCCGCTCGCGAGGCGCGTGCCGGAACCGCCGGCCGATCCCTCCCGCGCCCGGTCTCCTCTCGCCGCCGTCCCGATCCAGACCTTCCGCAGGCTCGCGGGAACGCTCCGGGAGATCCGCGCCCACCGGGAAGCATGGAAGTTCCTCCTCGCCTTCTGGCTCTACGGGGACGGGATCGGAACGATCATCAAGATGGCAACGATCTATGGATCGGAGGTCGGCATCGGAAGAAACGATCTCATCGGAGCTCTAGTTCTCGTGCAGTTCGTCGGCGTTCCGTTCTCGCTTCTCTTCGGGAAGGCGGCGAAGAAGATCGGAGCGCGCGCCGGGATCTTCGTCGGCCTCGCGGTCTACACCCTTCTCTCGCTCGGAGCGTTCTTCCTCTCCGAGGCTTGGCATTTCTGGCTTCTAGCCTTCATCGTGGGCACGGTCCAAGGGGGTACGCAGGCTCTCTCCCGTTCCTTCTTCGCCTCGCTCACGCCGACCGAGCGGAGCGGCGAGTGGTTCGGCTTCTTCAGCGTGAGCAGCCGCTTCGCCGGAATCGTGGGGCCTCTTCTCTTCGCGCTGGCCGCGCGTTCGACCGGGTCGAGCCGGCCCGGCGCGCTCGTCATCGTTCTCTTCTTCGTCGCGGGGGCCGCTCTTCTCGCCCGCGTCCGCCCCTCCCCACCCCGCTGA
- a CDS encoding PLP-dependent transferase, giving the protein MRFETKTVRAGIVPDPTTGAIVPPIYQTATYVLEEVGRNRGFDYTRASNPTRQMLEENLAAIEGGRRAVAYASGLSAVDAILRLFEPGDHIVSTDDVYGGVYRLFERILSRYGLRFTYVDSTDPRKVERAITRKTRMVWIETPTNPLLKVTDLEAVGAICRKKRVLYGVDSTFATPALLRPFEFGADLVMHSTTKYLSGHNQIIGGAVVMNDDGLFERLKFVQKAVGAVPSPFDCWLVLMGVKTLAIRMARHSENGMTVARFLEAHPKVKRISYPGLESHPEHQVARRQMRAFGGMISFELKGGIPAGRKLMNSVRLCSLAESLGAVETMVTHPATMTHAEVPKKDRLARGLTDGLVRISVGIEHPDDIIDDLKQALR; this is encoded by the coding sequence ATGCGATTCGAGACGAAGACGGTGCGGGCGGGCATCGTCCCCGATCCGACGACCGGGGCGATCGTCCCCCCGATCTATCAAACCGCGACGTACGTGTTGGAGGAAGTCGGAAGGAACCGAGGCTTCGACTACACCCGCGCCTCGAACCCGACGCGCCAGATGCTCGAGGAGAACTTGGCCGCGATCGAAGGCGGACGCCGCGCGGTCGCCTATGCCTCGGGGCTTTCGGCGGTCGACGCCATCCTTCGTCTCTTCGAGCCGGGAGACCACATCGTCTCCACCGACGACGTCTACGGCGGCGTCTATCGGCTCTTCGAGCGGATTCTCTCCCGCTACGGCCTCCGCTTCACGTACGTCGATTCCACCGACCCGAGGAAGGTGGAGCGCGCGATCACGAGAAAGACGCGCATGGTCTGGATCGAGACGCCCACGAACCCGCTCCTCAAGGTGACCGATCTCGAGGCGGTCGGCGCGATCTGCCGCAAAAAGAGAGTCCTCTACGGGGTCGATTCGACCTTTGCGACCCCCGCGCTCCTTCGGCCGTTCGAGTTCGGAGCGGACCTCGTCATGCACTCGACCACGAAGTACCTCTCCGGGCACAACCAGATCATCGGAGGCGCGGTCGTCATGAACGACGACGGTCTCTTCGAGCGCCTCAAGTTCGTTCAGAAAGCGGTCGGGGCGGTCCCGAGTCCCTTCGACTGCTGGCTCGTCCTCATGGGCGTGAAGACGCTCGCGATCCGGATGGCGCGGCACAGCGAGAACGGAATGACCGTCGCCCGCTTTCTCGAGGCGCATCCGAAGGTGAAGCGCATCTCCTATCCGGGGCTCGAGAGCCATCCGGAGCATCAGGTCGCGCGACGTCAGATGCGCGCCTTCGGCGGCATGATCTCCTTCGAGCTCAAGGGAGGGATCCCGGCCGGCCGGAAGCTCATGAACAGCGTGCGCCTCTGCTCGCTCGCCGAGAGCCTCGGCGCCGTGGAGACGATGGTGACGCATCCCGCGACGATGACGCACGCCGAGGTCCCCAAGAAGGACCGCCTCGCGCGCGGCCTCACCGACGGGCTCGTCCGCATCTCCGTCGGCATCGAGCACCCGGACGACATCATCGACGACTTGAAACAGGCCTTGCGATAA
- a CDS encoding homoserine dehydrogenase — translation MKTWKIAMIGFGTVGQGLAEILLAKEQSLKDEEGFACSVVAVSDLRLGSVLAPSGIDLKEALRMVKEGKSLDGYPGGKGGLDALTTIRETNADVLVEIGYTDIRTGEPATTHVRQALSRGMHVVTTNKGPVALFLPDLLDLARSKGVRFLFEGTVMSGTPVLSFAKKNLAGCRVQSFSGILNGTTNYMLTEMEKGMGYDEILKKAQELGYAEAVPDADVKGWDALGKVVILSNYVLGARVKPSDIPCEGITEITPEKMKKAASEGKRYKLIGRASIEGGRIQASVAPAALPLTDPLAGVSGPTNAVTFETDLLGSVTVVGPGAGRAATGFAVLADLIDIHRSCGK, via the coding sequence ATGAAGACATGGAAGATCGCGATGATCGGCTTCGGAACGGTCGGACAGGGACTCGCCGAGATCCTCCTCGCCAAGGAGCAATCCTTGAAGGATGAAGAAGGTTTCGCGTGTTCCGTGGTCGCCGTCTCCGATCTCCGCCTCGGATCGGTGCTCGCGCCGTCGGGCATCGACCTTAAGGAAGCGCTCCGGATGGTGAAGGAGGGGAAATCCCTCGACGGGTATCCGGGCGGCAAAGGGGGGCTGGACGCGCTCACCACGATCCGCGAGACGAACGCCGACGTTCTCGTCGAGATCGGATACACGGACATTCGGACCGGCGAGCCGGCGACGACCCACGTGCGCCAGGCTCTCTCGCGCGGGATGCACGTCGTCACGACCAACAAGGGCCCCGTCGCTCTCTTCCTCCCCGACCTTCTCGACCTCGCCCGCTCGAAGGGAGTTCGCTTCCTCTTCGAGGGGACGGTGATGAGCGGCACGCCCGTCCTCTCCTTCGCGAAGAAGAACCTCGCCGGGTGCCGCGTCCAATCCTTCTCGGGCATCCTGAACGGCACCACGAACTACATGCTCACCGAGATGGAAAAGGGGATGGGCTACGACGAGATCCTCAAGAAGGCGCAAGAGCTCGGCTACGCCGAAGCGGTTCCGGACGCGGACGTGAAGGGATGGGACGCTCTCGGCAAGGTCGTCATCCTTTCAAACTACGTTCTCGGCGCCCGCGTGAAACCGTCCGACATTCCATGCGAGGGGATCACGGAGATCACACCCGAGAAGATGAAGAAGGCCGCTTCCGAGGGGAAGCGCTACAAGCTGATCGGACGCGCGTCGATCGAAGGCGGCAGGATCCAAGCCTCGGTCGCGCCGGCGGCGCTCCCGCTAACCGACCCGCTCGCGGGCGTGAGCGGCCCGACGAACGCCGTGACCTTCGAGACGGATCTCCTCGGAAGCGTGACCGTGGTCGGACCCGGGGCCGGACGCGCGGCGACCGGGTTCGCGGTCCTCGCCGATCTCATCGACATCCACCGCTCGTGCGGCAAGTAG